From Mus musculus strain C57BL/6J chromosome 8, GRCm38.p6 C57BL/6J, a single genomic window includes:
- the Pkd1l3 gene encoding polycystic kidney disease protein 1-like 3 isoform X3: MLLQRRSWLWLYIRIGVILGDILGRKPSIREQHGGNSCYQLNRLFCDFQEADNYCHAQRGRLAHTWNPKLRGFLKSFLNEETVWWVRGNLTLPGSHPGINQTGGDDVLRNQKPGECPSVVTHSNAVFSRWNLCIEKHHFICQAAAFPPQGASIWRNEFGPGPLLPMKRRGAETERHMIPGNGPPLAMCHQPAPPELFETLCFPIDPASSAPPKATHRMTITSLTGRPQVTSDTLASSSPPQGTSDTPASSSPPQVTSATSASSSPPQGTSDTPASSSPPQVTSATSASSSPPQGTSDTPASSSPPQVTSATSASSSPPQGTSDTPASSSPPQVTSATSASSSPPQGTSDTPASSSPPQGTLDTPSSSSPPQGTSDTPASSSPPQGTSETPASNSPPQGTSETPGFSSPPQVTTATLVSSSPPQVTSETPASSSPTQVTSETPASSSPTQVTSDTPASNSPPQGTSDTPGFSSPTQVTTATLVSSSPPQVTSDTPASSSPPQVTSDTPASSSPPQVTSETPASSSPPQVTSDTSASISPPQVISDTPASSSPPQVTSETPASSSPTNMTSDTPASSSPTNMTSDTPASSSPTNMTSDTPASSSPPWPVITEVTRPESTIPAGRSLANITSKAQEDSPLGVISTHPQMSFQSSTSQQALDETAGERVPTIPDFQAHSEFQKACAILQRLRDFLPTSPTSAQVSVANLLIDLSEQLLVLPFQKNNSWSSQTPAVSCPFQPLGRLTTTEKSSHQMAQQDMEQHPMDGAHNAFGISAGGSEIQSDIQLRSEFEVEDMLETSLMALGEIHRAFCQQSLCPQSAVTLASPSATLMLSSQNVSTLPLSTYTLGEPAPLTLGFPSAEALKELLNKHPGVNLQVTGLAFNPFKTLDDKNIVGSIGNVQLSSAYQSIRVHDLIEDIEIMLWRNASMETQPTSLNTSTDHFTISVNITSLEKTLIVTIEPESPLLMTLHLGFQDQLAHTHFYLNISLPRDQVWQKDEEYTWVLTPENLWYGTGTYYIMAVENKSTEAAQHTPVLVSVVTAVTQCYFWDRYNRTWKSDGCQVGPKSTILKTQCLCDHLTFFSSDFFIVPRTVDVENTIKLLLHVTNNPVGVSLLSSLLGFYILLAMWASRKDREDMQKVKVTVLADNDPSSASHYLIQVYTGYRRRAATTAKVVITLYGSEGHSEPHHLCDPEKTVFERGALDVFLLSTGSWLGDLHGLRLWHDNSGDSPSWYVSQVIVSDMTTRKKWHFQCNCWLAVDLGNCERDRVFTPASRSELSSFRHLFSSTIVEKFTQDYLWLSVATRHPWNQFTRVQRLSCCMALLLCDMVINIMFWKMGGTTAKRGTEQLGPLAVTLSELLVSIQTSIILFPIHLIFGRLFQLIHPPEALPQLPFIQAAWPPALVCESPSLTQVVKELKETVGFLLRRNTQLLSECEPSSCSSCDINKLAKLLSGLIYCHLEDEGCHQQTESHWEDVSENHYHFCRYLLQLLRRLKAHLEALGATQDHQSCDFSEAVSQLQNLQELLETQTLRRGPGPCRHSTSFPILSPGEGKKPMSFCLFRWLKCSCWLLLGVISLASAFFITLYSLELDKDQATSWVISMMLSVLQDIFISQPIKVIFLTLLFSLMANHMPWLNKDKEQHARRIVALWAKCPWSAPGLRDKNNPIYTAPAMNNLAKPTRKAWKKQLSKLTGGTLVQILFLTLLMTTVYSAKDSSRFFLHRAIWKRFSHRFSEIKTVEDFYPWANGTLLPNLYGDYRGFITDGNSFLLGNVLIRQTRIPNDIFFPGSLHKQMKSPPQHQEDRENYGAGWVPPDTNITKVDSIWHYQNQESLGGYPIQGELATYSGGGYVVRLGRNHSAATRVLQHLEQRRWLDHCTKALFVEFTVFNANVNLLCAVTLILESSGVGTFLTSLQLDSLTSLQSSERGFAWIVSQVVYYLLVCYYAFIQGCRLKRQRLAFFTRKRNLLDTSIVLISFSILGLSMQSLSLLHKKMQQYHCDRDRFISFYEALRVNSAVTHLRGFLLLFATVRVWDLLRHHAQLQVINKTLSKAWDEVLGFILIIVVLLSSYAMTFNLLFGWSISDYQSFFRSIVTVVGLLMGTSKHKEVIALYPILGSLLVLSSIILMGLVIINLFVSAILIAFGKERKACEVSNQTGKCSDASNTANLQSSPSWWEDPNHKIIFIATSCHFATLMNHNINMFSDGRRRPR; the protein is encoded by the exons GAAATGGCCCCCCGTTAGCCATGTGTCACCAACCCGCTCCTCCTGAGCTT TTTGAGACATTGTGCTTTCCCATTGACCCAGCTTCTTCAGCACCTCCAAAAGCCACACACAGGATGACAATCACATCCCTAACTGGAAGGCCACAGGTGACATCAGACACACTTGCATCCAGCAGCCCACCACAGGGGACATCAGACACACCTGCATCCAGCAGCCCACCACAGGTGACATCAGCCACATCTGCATCTAGCAGCCCACCACAGGGGACATCAGACACACCTGCATCCAGCAGCCCACCACAGGTGACATCAGCCACATCTGCATCTAGCAGCCCACCACAGGGGACATCAGACACACCTGCATCCAGCAGCCCACCACAGGTGACATCAGCCACATCTGCATCTAGCAGCCCACCACAGGGGACATCAGACACACCTGCATCCAGCAGCCCACCACAGGTGACATCAGCCACATCTGCATCTAGCAGCCCACCACAGGGGACATCAGACACACCTGCATCCAGCAGCCCACCACAGGGGACATTAGACACACCTTCATCTAGCAGCCCACCACAGGGGACATCAGACACACCTGCATCCAGCAGCCCACCACAGGGGACATCAGAGACACCTGCATCCAACAGCCCACCACAGGGGACATCAGAGACACCTGGATTCAGCAGCCCACCACAGGTGACAACAGCCACACTTGTATCCAGCAGCCCACCACAGGTGACATCAGAGACACCTGCATCCAGCAGCCCAACACAGGTGACATCAGAGACACCTGCATCCAGCAGCCCAACACAGGTGACATCAGACACACCTGCATCCAATAGCCCACCACAGGGGACATCAGACACACCTGGATTCAGCAGCccaacacaggtgacaacagcCACACTTGTATCCAGCAGCCCACCACAGGTGACATCAGACACACCTGCATCCAGCAGCCCACCACAGGTGACATCAGACACACCTGCATCCAGCAGCCCACCACAGGTGACATCAGAGACACCTGCATCCAGCAGCCCACCACAGGTGACATCAGACACATCTGCATCCATCAGCCCACCACAGGTAATATCAGACACACCTGCATCCAGCAGCCCACCACAGGTGACATCAGAGACACCTGCATCCAGCAGCCCAACAAACATGACATCAGACACACCTGCATCCAGCAGCCCAACAAACATGACATCAGACACACCTGCATCCAGCAGCCCAACAAACATGACATCAGACACACCTGCATCCAGCAGCCCACCATGGCCTGTTATAACAGAGGTCACCAGGCCTGAATCCACAATACCTGCTGGAAGATCTTTGGCAAACATCACTTCAAAGGCACAGGAAGACTCTCCCCTGGGAGTCATCTCTACCCATCCACAGATGTCATTTCAGAGTTCAACCAGTCAG CAGGCCTTGGATGAGACAGCAGGGGAACGGGTCCCAACAATTCCTGATTTCCAAGCCCACAGTGAATTCCAGAAAGCTTGTGCCATCCTCCAGAGACTGAGAGACTTCCTGCCGACTTCTCCCACATCAGCTCAG GTCAGTGTGGCCAATTTACTCATTGACCTGAGTGAGCAGTTGCTGGTGCTCCCGTTTCAGAAGAACAACAGTTGGAGCTCTCAAACTCCAGCAGTCAGCTGCCCCTTCCAGCCTCTTGGACGTCTAACAACAACGGAAAAAAGCAGTCATCAGATGGCTCAGCAAGACATGGAACAG CACCCCATGGACGGAGCACACAATGCATTTGGGATCAGTGCAGGGGGATCGGAAATTCAAAGTGACATCCAGCTACggagtgagtttgag GTTGAAGACATGCTGGAGACATCCCTGATGGCCCTGGGGGAGATCCACAGAGCATTTTGCCAGCAGAGTCTGTGCCCTCAGTCAGCAGTGACCCTGGCCTCTCCCTCTGCTACTCTGATGTTGAGCAG CCAAAATGTGTCAACGTTGCCCCTGAGCACCTACACTTTGGGTGAGCCTGCACCCTTGACTTTGGGCTTCCCGTCAGCAGAAGCTCTGAAGGAGCTCTTGAACAAACACCCAGGCGTGAACCTTCAA GTGACAGGTCTGGCTTTCAACCCTTTTAAGACTTTGGATGACAAGAACATTGTTGGAAGCATTGGAAATGTGCAGCTGAGCTCTGCTTATCAGTCGATCAGAGTCCACGACTTAATAGAAGATATTGAG ATCATGCTCTGGAGAAATGCCAGCATGGAGACCCAGCCCACCAGCCTCAACACAAGTACAGACCATTTCACAATCTCTGTGAACATCACTTCCTTGGAGAAGACCCTCATTGTGACCATCGAGCCTGAAAGTCCCCTCCTAATGACGCTCCACTTGGGCTTCCAGGACCAGCTGGCCCACACTCACTTCTATCTCAACATCAGCCTGCCAAGGGACCAAGTGTGGCAGAAAG ATGAGGAGTACACGTGGGTGCTGACACCAGAGAACCTGTGGTACGGGACTGGCACCTACTACATAATGGCTGTGGAGAATAAAAGTACAGAGGCGGCACAGCACACACCCGTCCTGGTCTCAGTGGTCACAGCTGTCACCCAGTGCTATTTCTGGGACCGATACAATAGGACATGGAAGAGCGATGGATGCCAA GTGGGGCCGAAGAGCACCATTTTAAAGACACAGTGTCTCTGTGACCACCTGACCTTCTTCAGCAGCGACTTCTTCATCGTGCCGAGGACGGTGGATGTAGAAAACACCATCAAACTGCTTCTTCATGTGACCAACAACCCTGTCGGGGTGTCATTGCTGTCCAGCCTCCTAGGATTCTATATCCTCTTAGCCATGTGGGCTTCCAGAAAGGATCGAGAAGATATGCAGAAG GTGAAGGTAACAGTCCTGGCTGACAATGACCCCAGCTCTGCATCCCACTACCTTATCCAGGTCTACACTGGCTATCGGAGGAGGGCTGCTACCACCGCCAAG GTCGTTATCACTCTCTATGGCTCAGAGGGGCACAGTGAGCCCCACCACCTTTGTGACCCTGAGAAGACAGTTTTTGAGCGTGGAGCACTGgatgttttccttctttccaccGGATCCTGGCTGGGGGACCTGCATGGCCTTCGGCTGTGGCATGACAATTCTGGCGACAGCCCTTCTTG GTATGTAAGCCAGGTGATCGTCAGTGACATGACCACGAGGAAGAAATGGCATTTCCAGTGCAATTGTTGGCTGGCCGTGGACTTGGGCAACTGTGAGCGTGACAGGGTGTTCACACCAGCCTCCAGAAGCGAGCTCTCTTCCTTCAG ACACCTGTTCTCCTCCACAATCGTAGAAAAGTTCACCCAGGATTATCTGTGGCTCTCAGTTGCAACTCGACATCCCTGGAACCAGTTTACACGAGTCCAGAGGCTCTCCTGCTGCATGGCACTACTGCTCTGTGACATGGTCATCAATATTATGTTCTGGAAGATGGGTGGCACCACTGCCAAGAGGGGCACCGAACAAC TAGGTCCACTTGCTGTGACCTTGTCGGAGCTGCTCGTCAGCATCCAGACCTCCATCATCCTCTTCCCCATCCACCTCATCTTTGGGCGGCTCTTCCAGTTGATTCACCCACCAGAAGCTCTGCCCCAGCTTCCTTTCATCCAGGCTGCCTGGCCCCCTGCTCTTGTTTGTGAGTCCCCCTCTCTTACACAGGTGGTCAAG GAATTAAAGGAAACTGTGGGATTCCTGCTCAGGAGAAATACACAGCTGCTCTCGGAGTGTGAGCCGTCTTCGTGCAGTTCTTGTGACATTAACAAGCTGGCGAAGCTTTTATCCGGCCTCATTTACTGTCACTTAGAAGACGAAGGCTGTCACCAGCAGACAGAATCCCACTGGGAAGACG TGTCTGAAAACCATTACCATTTCTGCCGCTACCTTCTCCAACTTCTGCGGAGACTGAAAGCGCATTTAGAGGCTCTTGGTGCTACCCAGGATCACCAGTCTTGTGATTTCTCAGAAGCAGTCAGCCAACTTCAAAACCTCCAGGAACTCCTGGAGACACAGACTCTCCGCAGAGGGCCAGGGCCATGCAG GCATTCCACCAGTTTCCCCATCCTCAGCCCAGGAGAAGGGAAGAAGCCCATGTCATTTTGCCTGTTCAGATGGTTGAAGTGCAGCTGCTGGCTCCTTCTTGGTGTCATCAGCCTGGCCTCGGCCTTTTTTATAACGCTCTATAGCTTGGAGTTGGACAAAGACCAAGCCACCAGCTGGGTTATTTCAATGATGCTGTCGGTACTACAAGACATCTTTATCAGCCAGCCGATAAAG GTCATCTTCCTGACATTGTTGTTCTCCCTGATGGCAAACCACATGCCGTGGCTTAACAAAGACAAGGAACAACACGCCCGGAGAATCGTAGCACTTTGGG CAAAGTGTCCTTGGTCGGCACCTGGCTTGAGAGACAAGAACAATCCCATCTACACTGCCCCAGCAATGAACAACCTAGCCAAGCCTACAAGGAAGGCCTGGAAGAAGCAGCTCTCCAAGCTGACGGGTGGTACTCTGG TGCAAATCCTCTTCCTGACCCTGCTGATGACTACCGTCTATTCTGCAAAGGACTCTAGTCGATTTTTCCTCCATCGAGCTATCTGGAAGAGGTTTTCTCACCGTTTCTCAGAAATCAAAACTGTAGAGGATTTCTACCCCTGGGCCAACGGCACCCTCCTTCCTAACCTATATGGGGATTACAGAG GATTTATTACTGACGGGAACTCCTTTCTTCTGGGCAATGTTTTGATCCGCCAGACTCGCATTCCTAATGACATATTCTTCCCAGGATCTCTCCACAAGCAAATGAAGTCGCCTCCCCAACATCAGGAGGACAGAGAGAACTATGGGGCTGGCTGGGTCCCCCCTGACACAAACATCACAAAAGTAGACAGTATTTGGCATTATCAGAATCAGGAGTCGCTGGGAGGCTATCCCATCCAAGGGGAGCTAGCCACTTACTCAGGAGGAGGCTATGTTGTGAGGCTTGGAAGAAACCACAGTGCGGCAACCAG GGTTCTGCAGCATCTGGAACAGAGGCGCTGGCTGGACCACTGCACAAAAGCCCTCTTTGTAGAATTCACGGTCTTCAATGCTAATGTGAATCTGCTCTGTGCGGTGACCCTCATCTTGGAATCCAGTGGTGTGG GGACTTTCCTCACCTCCCTGCAACTGGACAGTTTAACTTCCCTTCAGTCATCAGAGAGGGGCTTCGCCTGGATCGTCTCACAGGTCGTCTACTACCTTCTCGTCTGTTACTATGCCTTCATCCAG GGCTGTCGGCTGAAGCGGCAGAGGCTGGCGTTCTTCACTAGGAAAAGGAACCTCCTGGACACAAGCATCGTCCTCATTAGCTTCAGCATCCTGGGCCTCAGCATGCAGAGCCTCTCTCTACTTCACAAAAAGATGCAGCAGTACCACTGTGACCGGGACAG GTTCATCAGTTTCTACGAGGCACTGAGAGTGAACTCTGCAGTCACCCACCTCAGGGGCTTCCTGCTTCTCTTCGCAACTGTGCGGGTCTGGGACCTACTGCGACATCATGCCCAGTTACAGGTCATCAACAAGACACTGTCCAAAGCCTGGGACGAGGTGCTGGGCTTTATACTGATCATCGTGGTCCTGTTAAGCAGCTATGCCATGACT TTCAACCTGCTGTTTGGATGGAGCATCTCTGACTACCAGAGCTTCTTCAGATCTATAGTGACTGTTGTTGGCCTCTTGATGGGAACTTCAAAGCACAAGGAG GTTATTGCTCTATACCCAATCCTGGGCTCCCTTTTGGTTCTCAGTAGCATCATCTTGATGGGACTTGTGATCATTAATCTTTTTGTTTCTGCCATTCTCATTGCCtttgggaaagaaaggaaggcctGTGAGGTAAGTAACCAAACTGGAAAGTGTAGTGACGCTTCCAACACTGCGAACCTTCAATCCAGTCCCTCATGGTGGGaggaccccaaccataaaattatcttcatcGCTACttcctgtcattttgctactcttatgaatcataatataaatatgttttctgatggtcgtAGGCGACCCCGGTGA